CTTCCGACACTGTCCATTGCAGGCTTCCGTTATAATCATTTTTCGGCGACATTGTTTTAAAGATTCCTAATTTCAGCATTGCCTGATTTTCTTTTGATTTTCCTGCATCCTTGAACTTGAACTTGTTATTTATCATACCTGCATACCATCCTGAGCTGTTTCCAAGTCTCACAGCTTCATTCTCCTTTAAATAGGCAAAACCGTAGGCACTGCTTGTATAATCAATTATTCCAGCGCTATTTGACCTGTACTCATCTCTTATTCCAAAAGTTTTTATTTTATTGGATTGCTTGGACTTAGTATCCCATTCCTTTGACAAATAGGAAATTTCCTTGTCAATCAGCCTTCCAGTACCATAAGTTCTTTGCTGAATATTGGCATACTGATGTCCCATCATTTCATCAAATGCTTGTGCTAGCAATGTTTTTTCATTTTTTCCAATGCTGTTTAATTTGTCAAATAATATCTTTTCTTTTGAACCTGGAGGATTCATGTCATATCTTTGCTCCAGCCCGTCAGAAAAATTATAAACATTTGCATCCTTGGCAAACGAAGTATACGGTATTTTTACCAAATAGACAGATTTCAGCTGCTCGCCATCCACATCCGTCTGAACGGTTCCTACCCATGTCAATGATCCTGAATAAATATGCCATTTCTTAATTTGCGGATTGGATAAAATTGTGGCGTTGTATGGCTCCAGAATATTTTCCTTAATTTTTATAGCTTTGGAATTTGTATATTTTGAGGCTTCCGTTCCAAGTATCAGATCGACCTCCGTTTCTTCAGAAAGATTGTTCAGACCTTGAATCGGATTGGTAAATTTTATACCTGAAGTATCTATATACATACCGATTTTGCTAACAAACTTATTTGGGTTATGAATATTGCTTTCCGTTTCAAGAATTTGTTCAGCAGAATCTCCTGACCCGACAACTTTTATTTCAGGTGAGCTGGCAGAAATATCAAATTCCACAGGATTTACTGCTTTTCCGTTAATTTTTATCTCGGGTATCCTGTCACCAGCTAAAGATACAATTTCAACACTTCCATCTGGAACTTCTTTCCCAGTTTTTGGTAATTTTGGCGACTGAATCCGTGTTTCAGCGATAATTCTGGAACTGCCTCCCTGTGGAACAGTTGCCAAAGGCGAAGAGTATTCTTCTAAAACTGCGTCCCTCTTGACAAGCGCTCCAACTCCTGCTCTCGGAAGAATGTTAATTATTCCGTAGTTTTTAAAGACAGCCCTGTTCGTAGCAACCGCTCCGATAGCTCCAACAGCATCTGGTGTGGCTGTAATTAATCCGTTATTTATTCCAACAGCCTCCTGATCCAGAAACATACCTATCGAATTTTTCCCTGACAAATGTATTTCTCCGTTATTAATAGCGACTGACCCATTTCCAATTGCATACATTCCAATTCCATTTTTTCCTGTAACTTCAATTTTTCCTGTATTTGCATTTTCAATTTTCCCTGTATAAACAGAAACGTTGTTATCTTTGTCATAATATCCAGCAGCCATTCCGATTGAGTAAAGTTTTTCTGGCACTTTTGATGCCCCAACTTTAATTGTTGCATAATTTTCTGCAAGATTTTGCCCTGTACTGTAAATTCCGACATTTCCAATTCCATTTGTCAAGTCAATTTCAGCAAAATTTGAAGCGGCTCCTGCCGTATAGATTCCGTAGTTTTGATTGCCGTATGCTTTTATTTTTGTATTGTTTATTATGTTTCCTGTTGATTTTTCAGAATACAGGAAGATATTTTTATTTTTTAGGGAAACATTGGAAGTATTTGAAGTTATCTGATTATTGTTTCCTGTATTGACAATGGCAAATGAATTTTCATCAAGATTAATTGAAGAAAAATCATTGTTTACAATTTGATTATCTCCAGTTACAAGCACACCTTTTGCCTCGTCTGTTCCAATCGTCAGTTTTCCTTGCAAATTTAAGTTTCCACCTAGGGAATAAATCCCTGTCCCTGCATTTCCTACAGAAACATTCGAAGTATTTCCAGTATTTACAGAATAACCATAAATTCCTAACGACTTATCTCCAGCTGTTATCTTTCCACTGTTTTCCACCATGCTGTTTACACTATTTGTATAAATTGCTATTGCAGGGCTATTTTCTGACAACGCAGAACCCACCGTTATTTTTCCAAGATTTTTGATGTTGTAGTTTCCAGTTCCTGCGGCATACATTCCAACCGCATTTTCTCCAGCAAGTTCAATTTGACCTGCGTTTCCATTTACCAATTCCTTAGACCCGTGAGGACTTTCAAAATTCATTCCAAATGTATTTTTAGAAGCTGAAATTATTTTTCCGTTGTTGTATATTCCGCCTGGCAAAGCAGTATTTGAACCTGTTGTTTCTGCCCTGTAAAGTATTCCGCTTGACCCCTCCCCTAGAGTTATAAGTCCGTTATTATAGGCTTTTCCCGCTGCCGTTCCTCTATTGTCTTCTGTCAGATAAAGACCCACTGAATTTTTTGCTATTGAAATATCGCCGTTATTTGTAATTTCCCCTCTTTTTGCATAAATTCCAATGGATCCTTCCCCTGTCAAGGTAATTTTATTATTATTTGTCAATTTTACTTTGGAAGCCGGCCTGTTATTGTTATTTTCCTGTGCAATAGCCAGCTGACCGTTTTTAGTTCCTGTCATGATTTTAGAATTTGTAATGGAGGAACTAAGAATTTCCAATTCATTATATGGATCTGCATCGTCATCCAAATTAACATCCTGATCCAGTTCCAGATTACTGTTTACCATTGCCGCAGAAATATAGCCAGTTCCATTGATTTCAATTGGTCCTGCCGCTGACAGGCTTGCCGGTATTCCTGATAAATTCAAGTTTCCGTTTGCAAGAAACAGTACTCTTCCACCTTCTTCCATATTTAACTTGAGTTTACTGCTGTTGTTATGGGTAAAATTATTTGCATACCAAGTGGAAAAGTTAAAAGTTCCAACAGGCGCATTGCCTAAATCATAATAAAATACTGTTCCATGTTTTTTTACATTTGCTGTTACATCTTTTTCAAAAATAATTTTCCCTCCAGGCGTAAATGGAGTGTATGCAGTATAAAATGTGAGAGAATCTTTCCCTGTATTCAGAACCACATTGTCTTCCAGCTGTATTTCTCCACCTTTATTGGCAAAAATATTAAAAGCTCCATCGGTTGCCGTAATTTCTGCCTTAGATATTTTTATTTTTGAAGTATTTAAGTAATTGGCATTATCTCCTCTATTTTCAGCAAACAGACCTACTGACTTAGGTTTTGAAATTTTGATTTTTGTAGTTTCATCAGATTTAATTATACCGCCATGATTTGCATACATTCCAGTAGAACCTTTAGTACTTTCAGTTGTATTTCCATCAAACACAATTTCTGCATGATTTTCAATTTTCCCGTCCTTTGTGGCAACCAATGCCCTTACTCTGTCTCCGGAAATAGTAACTTTCCCTTTATTTTCAACTTCACTTCCAGCAGAGCTCACAATTCCAGTGGCATTTTTGCTCTCTCCGTTTGTACTTTCCTTAATTGTAATTACACCTTCATTAACCATTCCTCTGCTTGCCTGAATATTAAGTCCAACATTTCCGTCTCCACCCTCTATTGTTAATTCCTCATTATCCCCGTCTTTTGAAAATTTAAGCCCATTTTGCTTATTAATTCTTAGAAGTGTATTGTTTTTTCCGTCAATGGATTTCAATTTGAAGTTTTTAAATTCTATTAATCCGCTTTGAGCAACAGATCCGCCTCCAATGTGCATGCCATTATTATTTTCCCCATGCAGTTCAACATTAAAGAAGGATTTTTCTAACTGACCATTAACTATGACCTCAAACAATCTGCCTCTGGATAATTTAGAAAAATAAAATCCTTTAGACCAGCTCCCTTCTACAACAATAGGCTTATTCAGCTGAAATATGGAAACAGGATGCTGAGTATGCGGGATTGTAGATGTAAACTGCATACCATAACCGCCTCTTCCATTTAATGTTATATTTCCATTATTTGTAAAAATAAAATAATTTGATAAGTTCATAAAGTTATAAACTACATTGGAATAATCACTGCCATCAACTATTATGTCTCCATTATTTATAAAGCTTGAGGGAGCAGTATTTCCTCCAAAGTTAAGAAAGTTTACTGCAGAACCAAATCTTTTTGTAGATTTTATAAGCCCTTCATTTATAAATTTTAAAGGTTTATTGGCACTATTGTCATTATAAAGAGAAACTGCAGAAGTACTTAGGGAATCTGAAACGATTGCCGCTCCTTGTTTTAGAGTTGTGGTCGTAATTCCATTTGGGCTTCCGTTCAGCATAATGATGCTAACTAGATTTCTGTATTTCCTTCCATTGGAATGCAAAAATTCAATTGGAGCTTCTCCCGAAGAAATAATATCCATATTTTCAATGATAAAATCGTGGCCTCCTCCCATTCTTACCCCTACTTCTCCATAATCTTCATATTTAAAATCCTTATTAAGATTATTGCTATAATTAAAGACTGTACTATGACTGCTGCCTTCTATTCCTGTAAAAGTTGTATTATTTGTCTTAAGAGTAAATTTGTTGCCATTATTATGCACCAGTTCCATTTTCCCTTTTCCGTTTGTTCCTCTAATGTGAGTTTGGGAAATAGGTCCCGTATCCCCAGCATTAGTTCCCACAAGTACATTTGGTATTCCTTTTTCATTTCTAATATTACTGTAATCCTGATTATTAGTTTCTATTAAATATCTTGAAGATACAATGCCAATATCAGGAATTACTGGAGGTGGAACTACTTCCACATCGCCATCTGGCACTTCAAATGCAGGCAGTTCAGGATTCTGAAAATTGATTCCAGGTCTTGAGGCAAGAACTAGCGGTTCAATCTGGGCAATTCTTCTTGGATTCACGTTCGCTGAAACTTCCCATTCCACTACCGGTTCTTCTACATCTCGAAGTTCAGTGTTTCCATACGAATTTTGCATAAGCCCCGAAGAAGCCAAGTTATATTTGGAACTTAGGGATGACACGCTTCTGTTCAGGATGCTGGAACTTCTCGTAAGGTTTCTTTTAGTTTTTAACGATTTATCGCCTCTTCCATTATACAGCCCTCTCCAGTTGTTAAAGTAGTAGTTATTCCCAAATTGCCATGAACTCCAGATTGGTCTTATTACATGGTCTCCCTGCTCCATTAACTGAATCAGTTCAAGGTTTGACTTCTTTATAAGTTCTGTATTTTCATTTCTAGCTTTTTGTAAATTTTTTCTGAGATTAGAAACAGATGAGTCTATTTGCCTGATTTGATTAGTGATTTCAGTTTCAGCTTCCAATGGCGCGGCCAATAAGTTGTTCTCAAGCCCCAATGCCCCCGTTAATAAAAATGTAATCAGCATTCTGTCAGTATATCTGAAATCCTTAACCCTTTTGGCAAAAGATTTTAGATTCTTTTTTAATTTTATAAAATTTCCAGTCATTTATTCACTCTCCTATTTTGATTTTTATTTTTTTAAATATTATTTTTCTAATTCATTTATATGAGTAAAATCTGTTAATATTGAATAGTTTAAAATTACTCCAATTTGTCAATTTAAGCAAAATATCCATAATTTTAAGTTAGTTTCCAAAGTAATTTTGTCATACAAATAAAAAACAAATAATCTTAGTTTAATCATATATTTTTATATAAAAATTTTTTTTGAAAATTATTGTCACCTGTATAATAATAGCTGTAATCAAAAAAATCAAGTGCTTTTTAAAAAATAATATGTCATTAATTCATAGTTAATTAAGTTAAAAGTAAATTTATGCCAGTTAATTAAAAAAATTAACAAATATGAACTGTATTCAAACTTATAAATTACAGATGTTATATAAAAATTTTAAATGACTTTGAAAGTAAATATTAAATAATTTAAAATATATCATAATTTATACCGTTCTAAGGAAAACATAAGAACATTTTAAATAAAACATACATTAGCAAGATTCTTTTGTTTTTTAGTTTATACAGAAAATTTCCTTTTTTCACTAAAATATTTTTACAACTAAAATTAACAAAATCAGGCAATAAAAAAAATCAAACTATTAACAAAAATTCATGTCATTGTAATAGTCTGATTTTCAAAAAATTATTTTACTGTAATGTATTTTCTCTTTTAGTCAACTAATGCAGGATTAAAATCTTCAACCCAAGGCAATCCAAACTTGTTTAACGCATCCATAAATGAATCTGGATCCATTTCTTCCACGTTGAATACTCCTGGTTTTTTCCATTCTCCAGTAAGAACCATTGCAGCTCCAATCATCGCAGGCACTCCTGTCGTGTAAGAAATCGCCTGTGAGCTAACTTCCTTGTAACATTCCTGATGATCGCATACATTGTATACATAATAAGTTTTCTCTACGCCGTCTTTTTTACCTCTGAAAATATTTCCAATGTTTGTCTTACCTTTTGTTCTAGGTCCAAGTGAAGCCGGATCAGGCAATACAGCTGTCAAGAATTGCAACGGAACAATTTGCTTTCCTTCAAACTCTATTGGCTCAATTGAAGTCATCCCAACATTTTCAAGCACTTTTAAGTGAGTCAGGTAACTTTGTCCAAAAGTCATAAAGAATCTAATTCTTTTAATACCTTTAATATTAACTGCAAGCGATTCTAATTCTTCATGGTGCAGTAAGTACATATCTTTTTCACCAATTTGCGGGAAATTGTACACTCTTTTAATTTCCATTGGCTCTGTTTCCACCCATTTCCCATCTTCCCAGTAACTTCCATTAGCTGTAACTTCCCTAATATTAATTTCTGGATTAAAGTTTGTTGCAAATGGGTACCCGTGATCCCCTGCATTTGCATCAAGAATGTCAATGTAATTTATTTCATCAAAATAATGCTTTTGTGCATACGCTGAAAACACCCCAGTGACACCTGGATCAAATCCACTTCCTAAGATAGCAGTAATCCCAGCTTTTTCAAATTTTTCCTTATACGCCCATTGCCATTTATACTCAAATTTAGCTGTGTCCAAAGGCTCATAATTTGCTGTATCCAAATAATCAGTCTTAGTTTCAAGACAAGCATCCATAATTGTCAAATCTTGATATGGTAAAGCTACATTTATCACAATATCAGGCTTGTATTCATTAATCAATGCCACTAGCTCAGGCACATTATTTGCATCCACCTTTGCAGTCTGAATCTCAATTCTTCCAGCATATTTACTTTTTTCAATTCTTTCCTTGATTTCATCACATTTTGCCTTTGTACGGCTGGCTATCATGATTGAACTGAATACTTCCGAATTTTGCGCACATTTGTGGCACACTACATTTGATACTCCTCCAGCTCCGATTACTAATGCTTTTTTTCCCATTAATTTTCGCCTCCTCAAATTTATTTTATTTTTATTTATTAATTTTAAATTTTTCTCAACATTATTATACTGTAAAATCTTTATTCTGTAAATTACTTTTTTAAAAATCTTGTAAAATCATTTGACTTAGGCTATTTTTATTTGCTATAATAAATTAAAAGATAATAAATTTTAGGAGGAATGTAAAAATGAAAATTGTAGTCTTCGATGCAAAACCTTATGATATTGAATTTTTCGACAAATGGAACGAAACCTTTGGAGCAGATATTACATATTTTGAAGAAAAATTAAGCTTAAAAAATGTGATGCTTACTAAATATCAGGATGTTGTCTGTACTTTCGTGAATGATGACTTAAATGAGAAAGTATTGAACATACTTTCCAAAAATGGAGTAAGAGTTGTTGCCGCAAGATGTGCGGGCTATAACAATATCGACTTAAAGGCTGCCCGTGAAAACAGAATTACTGTTTTAAGAGTACCTGCCTACTCTCCATTTGCCGTTGCTGAACATTCGCTAGCTCTTCTTATGTCAGTAAACAGAAAAACTCACAAAGCCTATAACAGAACAAGGGAAGGTAACTTTAGTTTAGCAGGATTAACTGGAATGGATTTAAACGGAAAAACTGCCGGAATTATAGGAACTGGAAGAATCGCAAGAATTTTTATAAAAATTTTAAACGGATTAGGAATGAAAGTTATTGGTTACGATAAATTTCCTAATGAACAAGCTGCAAAAGAAGAAAATTTTACTTATGTAACATTAGATGAAATATTTGCAAATTCTGACGTGATTTCATTACATTGTCCATTATTCCCTGAAACAAGACACATAATTAACAAAGAAACTATTGCTAAAATGAAAGATGGCGTTATTATCATCAATGCCGCCAGAGGTGGATTAATTGATACCGAAGCTCTCGTTGAAGGATTAAAAGACAAAAAAATCGGCGGAGCAGGACTTGATGTTTATGAAAATGAAAGCAGCTATTTCTTTGAAGATGAATCAGCAAGCGTGCTGGAAGATGATTTGCTAGCTAGATTATTATCATTTAACAACGTCGTTTTGACTTCTCACCAGGCATTCTTAACAAAAGAAGCATTAGATAACATTGCTGAAGCTACATTTAACAACATCTTATCATACGTAAAAGAGGAAACTTTACAAAATGAAGTTTGGTATGACGAAGAAAACAATAAAGTTGTTGAAGGTGTCAGAGTTCAAAAATAATTATTATCTAAAATTTTAATAAAAGTTTTACTTTTAAAAACTTATAAAGGGGCTGTTTTAAAAGGCAGCTTCTTTTAATATTTTCCAAAAAAATACAAAATCTAAATTTAAAAGAGTTTTTGTATTGAAAACTTATTTAATAGTTATTTTCTTTTTTCCTAAAAAAATTTTTACTTTAGAATCAAAAAAGCTAGCAAAATAATATAAAGAAAGGTTTAAAAATATGGATTTATTTGAAATAAAAAAACAGAATGAAATAAATGAAATTAACATTGAAGAAATCAGGAGGCATCTTTGACATTGAAAATTTAAAAAATGAAATTGACAATTTGGAGAAAAAGACGTTTGAGGCAGATTTCTGGAATAGCGAGAACAGTCAGGAAATATTGAAGACTATTAGTGCAAATAAAAAGCTGCTTGAGGAATACAGCAGTTTAAACGGGCTTTTTGAAGATGTTTCTACCATTATTGAGTTTATTGAGATGGGGGATAATTCGTTTGAAAATGAACTTGAGCAGAAAGCACAGGATTTGAAGAACGAAATTGATAATTTTAAGACAAAATTGCTTCTGGATGAGGAATACGACATGAATAATGCAATTCTTACGATAAATTCGGGGGCTGGTGGAACTGAGGCATGTGACTGGGCTGAAATGCTTTACAGAATGTACGACAGATGGTCAAATCGGCATGATTTCAAAGTTGAAATCCTTGACAGCCTCGCTGGAGAAGAAGCTGGAATAAAAAGTGTAACATTAAATATAAAAGGAAATTACGCTTATGGATATTTAAAAGGGGAAAAAGGCGTTCACAGACTTGTCAGAATTTCCCCATTTGACTCTAATGCCAGACGGCATACTTCATTTGCTGCAGTAAATGTTACACCAGAAATAGAAGATGACGTTGAAATTGATATTCGTACAGAAGACTTGAAAATTGATACTTACAGGGCAAGCGGCGCAGGAGGGCAGCACGTAAACACAACAGACTCAGCCGTTAGAATCACTCATATTCCTACAAACACAGTAGTTACATGCCAAAACGAGCGTTCACAGCTAAAAAACCGTGAAACTGCAATGAAAATATTAAAATCTAAATTATTCGAGCTGGAACTAGAAAAGCGTGAGAAGGAAATGGCGGAATTAAAGGGAACAGAATCAAAAATCGAATGGGGAAGCCAAATCCGTTCGTATGTCTTCCAGCCTTATAAAATGGTAAAAGATCACAGAACAAAGGCAGAAGAGGGAAACGTTGAAAAGGTTATGGATGGAGATATTGACTTGTTTATAAATGAATATTTAAAATACGCTAAATCCTAATAACATGTTTAAAATTTAAAATAATTTTACTTATAATAACTAAAAAATTGAAAGGATTAGAATATGAAAAAAACTAGATGTCCATGGGCAAAATCTGAAAATGACATTATCTACCATGATACCGAATGGGGAGTGCCTTCCCACGATGATAGTTATCTTTTTGAAATGCTAATTTTAGAGGGCTTTCAGGCAGGACTTAGCTGGAATCTTATTTTGAATAAAAGAGAAAATTTTAGAAAGGCTTTTGATAATTTTGATTATAAAAAAATTGCAAAATATGATGAAACTAAGTTGGCTGAACTGGCTCAAAATGATGGAATTGTGAGAAATAAATTAAAAATAGCCGCTTCTGTTAAAAACGCCCTTGCATTTATGGAAGTACAAAAGGAATTTGGCTCATTTGACAAGTACATTTGGAATTTTACAGATAACAAGCAAATTATTAATAACTGGAAAGAGATATCAGAAGCACCTGCTACTACAGAATTATCTGATAAAATCAGCAAAGATTTGAAAAAACGTGGCTTTAAATTTGTTGGATCTACAATCGTTTATTCTTTCTTACAGGCAATCGGAATAGTTGATGACCATTTAATTAGTTGTCCTTATAAAAAGTCAGCTAAATAATTAAAATATAATTTTTGATTTTTTAATAACATAAATTGCAATATTACTCACTACATTTTTCCAATTTTTTATCGTATAGGGCATCAAACGCCATGCCCTTACAACCCCGCTTCTCGAATTTCAATTTTACAGCAAAAGACAAAACTCGCTTTTACCAAAAGTTATTTTAAATTTCATAAAGTTATTGTAAATTCAAATAAAATGGAAAAGCTCAAACAAGTTGTCTTTTACTGAAAAATTAAAATCTCAGAAATTCTATAACAAATATCTTTACAGTTTAATAAACTGGCGGAGTTTTTATTTATTCAACTACCACTGCTTGACAAGTAAAAGAAGAAATTTTAGAGTTAGAAAATAAAAATCGGAGTGATATTGCGTAACAATCTTGCCATAATTTAATTATCAGGATAAACTATTTATTTCTTCAACAGCTCTCTCAAACTGTTCTTTTGAAATATTAAATGAATTAAGAGCCTTTAAAAGCTGTTTTGCATTGTAATATCCAATTTTTAAAATATCTCCGAGCATTATCCTACGTTCCTTTGCATTGCTTCCAGAAACAAATCCATTATCAATCAAATCACTAACATTAAATCTATCTTCAACATTTTGACTAGCTGTGATAATGTTTTTTAATGCCTCTAAAATTACTTTGTCATTGGCATTTTCAACTCCTATATTATCATTTTTAGTTGCATCCTTTTGACTTACAAAAGCATGTTTTATGTTTGGAATATATCTTTTTAATGTATCACGAATTTTTTTTCCTGCAAAATCAGGATCTGTAAATAAAATTAAATCATTAGTTTTTGACAATTGAATCATTTTATTTATTGTTTTTTTAGATAATGCGGAGAAGCCGTTTAAGGCGATAATATGTGCATCTACAACTCGTTTTATGGCTGTTATGTCATCTCGCCCTTCAACCACTATAATTTCATTTATTTTTAGTTTTTCTTTTTGTTTATTTGGCTCTTTTTTCATTTAATATTCCTTTTGTTTTTATTTTTTATTTAATGTTATAATCTTCCATAACTTTTAGCAATAATTCCCAAGTTTTTCCAACTGAATCTATTTCCATTCTTTCTTCAGGAGTGTGAGCACCGTAAATATTAGGCCCAATTGAAACAATATCAACATTTTCCATATTATTATCAAAAATTCCGCATTCAAGTCCAGCGTGAATTGCCTTAATTTCAGGATCTTTTCCTGTTATTTTTTTAAATGAGTTTACAACTATTTCACGAATCTTTGAATCTTTTCGGTATTCCCAAGATGGATATGGAGAATTTATTTTTACTGCCACTTCGTATTTTTCAGAAAGTTCCTTCACATCATTTAGTAATTTTTCAAGTGATTTATTTACTGAACTTCTTGGCAATGCCTGAATTTTTATAACAATTTTTCCATCTTTATTTTCAGTTTTTATAACTCCAAGATTTATTGAAGTTTCTACAAGACCTTCTATATCCTTGCTCATTGAAATAACTCCATTTGGAAATTCGTGGAAAAATGAAATAACCGCATTTGTGTTGGAAATTGATAATTTCCCTTCATTTTTTAGTTCCTCTTTTTTAACTTCCTTCACTTCAATAACTGGATTTTTGTCAATAATTTTAAAATCCTTTATTATATTTTCAAAAGCAAGCTTTGCTAATTTTTCAAAATCACTGACTTTTTCATTCTCAAGTTTCACAGCCAGCAACGCCACA
This is a stretch of genomic DNA from Leptotrichia hofstadii. It encodes these proteins:
- the rnmV gene encoding ribonuclease M5, yielding MKKEPNKQKEKLKINEIIVVEGRDDITAIKRVVDAHIIALNGFSALSKKTINKMIQLSKTNDLILFTDPDFAGKKIRDTLKRYIPNIKHAFVSQKDATKNDNIGVENANDKVILEALKNIITASQNVEDRFNVSDLIDNGFVSGSNAKERRIMLGDILKIGYYNAKQLLKALNSFNISKEQFERAVEEINSLS